Proteins encoded by one window of Epinephelus moara isolate mb chromosome 18, YSFRI_EMoa_1.0, whole genome shotgun sequence:
- the ccdc47 gene encoding PAT complex subunit CCDC47, with the protein MRSAHLLLIPALLLLLALPVSRGRYNDDFDDGEDLADFDDNDFAEFEDMNDDPAAEAETAPPPRASPSSQPEDDEDEDEATVELEDGMDGFEDSETQDQDIYSKYDQEEFEGIGDMDKPSHSMKDPLIIHTVPAHLQNSWESYYMEILMVTGLLAYIMNYIIGKNKNSRLAQAWFNSHRELLESNFALVGDDGTSKEAVSTGKLNQENEHIYNLWCSGRVCCEGMLIQLKFLKRQDLLNVLARMMRPACDQVQIKVTLNDEDMDTFVFAVGTKKAMARLQKEMQDLSEFCGDKPKSGAKYGLPDSLTILSEMGEVTDGVMDNKMVHYITNHADKIESIHFSDQFSGPKVMQEEGQPLKLPETKKTLLFTFNVPGMGNTSPKDMDSLLPLMNMVIYSIDKVKKLRLNREGKLKADRNRARVEENFLKQTHAQRQEAAQTRREEKKRAEKERIMNEEDPERQRRLEEAAQRREQKKIEKKQMKMKQIKVKAM; encoded by the exons ATGCGTAGCGCGCATCTCCTCCTGATACCTGCGCTACTGCTCCTCCTGGCCCTTCCTGTCTCCAGGGGACGCTACAATGACGACTTTGATGATGGCGAGGACCTTGCAGACTTTGATGACAATGACTTTGCTGAGTTTGAGGACATGAATGACGatccagcagcggaggcagaaACTGCCCCTCCACCTCGGGCTTCGCCGTCCTCGCAGCCTGAGGacgatgaagatgaagatgaagccACTGTGGAGCTGGAGGATGGCATGGATGGTTTTGAAGACTCAGAGACACAG GATCAAGACATATATAGCAAATATGACCAGGAAGAGTTTGAGGGGATTGGGGACATGGACAAGCCTAGCCACTCCATGAAGGACCCCCTCATAATCCACACG GTTCCTGCCCATCTGCAGAACAGCTGGGAGAGTTACTACATGGAGATCCTGATGGTGACAGGCCTGTTGGCCTATATCATGAACTACATCATCGGCAAGAACAAGAACAGTCGCCTCGCTCAGGCTTGGTTCAACTCACACAGGGAGCTTCTAGAGAGCAACTTTGCACTAGTGG GTGACGATGGCACCAGTAAAGAAGCAGTGAGCACAGGGAAGCTGAATCAGGAAAATGAACACATCTACAACCTGTGGTGCTCCGGGCGTGTGTGCTGTGAAGGCATGCTGATCCAACTCAAG TTTCTGAAGAGGCAGGACCTGCTCAATGTTCTGGCCAGGATGATGAGGCCCGCCTGTGATCAAGTG CAAATCAAAGTGACGCTTAATGATGAGGACATGGACActtttgtgtttgctgttggcACCAAGAAGGCGATGGCCAGGCTTCAGAAGGAGATGCAGGACTTG AGTGAGTTCTGCGGTGACAAGCCTAAGTCCGGGGCTAAGTATGGGCTCCCAGACTCCCTTACTATTCTAAGTGAGATGGGCGAGGTCACGGATGGGGTGATGGACAACAAG atGGTGCATTATATCACCAATCATGCAGACAAGATCGAGTCCATCCATTTCTCGGACCAATTTTCTGGTCCAAAAGTTATGCAAGA GGAGGGTCAGCCCTTAAAGCTGCCTGAGACCAAGAAGACGCTGTTGTTTACATTTAATG TGCCTGGCATGGGCAACACCTCTCCCAAAGACATGGACTCTCTGCTCCCTCTCATGAACATGGTGATCTACAGCATCGATAAAGTCAAGAAGCTCCGTCTCAACAGGGAG GGCAAACTGAAAGCTGACAGAAACCGTGCCCGTGTGGAGGAGAACTTCCTGAAGCAGACTCATGCTCAGCGTCAGGAGGCAGCCCAGACAcgcagagaggagaagaagagagccGAGAAGGAGAGGATCATGAATGAGGAGGACCCTGAGAGACAGCGTCGTCTGGAG GAAGCAGCCCAGCGACGTGAGCAGAAGAAGATTGAGAAGAAGCAGATGAAGATGAAGCAGATCAAAGTGAAAGCCATGTGA
- the dcaf7 gene encoding DDB1- and CUL4-associated factor 7, with the protein MSLHGKRKEIYKYEAPWTVYAMNWSVRPDKRFRLALGSFVEEYNNKVQLVGLEEESSEFVCRNTFDHPYPTTKIMWIPDTKGVYPDLLATSGDYLRIWRVSDTETRLECLLNNNKNSDFCAPLTSFDWNEVDPNLLGTSSIDTTCTIWGLETGQVLGRVNLVSGHVKTQLIAHDKEVYDIAFSRAGGGRDMFASVGADGSVRMFDLRHLEHSTIIYEDPQHHPLLRLCWNKQDPNYLATMAMDGMEVVILDVRVPCTPVARLNNHRACVNGIAWAPHSSCHICTAADDHQALIWDIQQMPRAIEDPILAYTAEGEINNVQWASTQPDWIAICYNNCLEILRV; encoded by the exons ATGTCGCTTCAcggcaaaagaaaagaaatctaCAAATACGAGGCGCCATGGACGGTGTATGCGATGAACTGGAgcgtccgtccagacaaacgcTTTCGGTTGGCGCTCGGGAGCTTTGTGGAGGAATACAACAACAAG GTTCAGCTGGTGGGTTTGGAAGAGGAGAGCTCCGAGTTCGTCTGCAGGAACACGTTTGACCATCCTTACCCCACCACCAAGATCATGTGGATCCCAGACACGAAGGGGGTGTACCCGGACCTGCTGGCCACCAGTGGAGACTACCTGCGCATATGGAGG GTCAGCGACACAGAAACACGTCTCGAATGTTTGCTGAATAACAACAAGAACTCCGACTTCTGTGCTCCCCTCACCTCCTTTGACTGGAATGAAGTTGACCCCAATCTGCTGG GAACTTCCAGCATCGACACCACCTGCACAATCTGGGGGTTGGAGACCGGTCAGGTGTTGGGACGGGTTAACCTGGTGTCTGGACATGTAAAAACCCAGCTGATCGCTCATGACAAagag gTGTATGACATCGCGTTCAGCCGTGCAGGAGGTGGCAGAGACATGTTTGCCTCTGTGGGAGCTGATGGATCCGTCCGCATGTTTGACCTTCGGCACCTGGAACACAGCACCATCATCTATGAAGACCCCCAGCACCACCCGCTGCTCCGCCTCTGCTGGAATAAACAGGACCCCAACTACTTGGCCACAATGGCCATGGACGGCATGGAG GTGGTCATCCTGGACGTGCGTGTGCCTTGCACTCCAGTGGCTCGGCTGAACAACCATCGGGCTTGTGTAAACGGCATCGCCTGGGCCCCTCACTCATCATGTCACATCTGTACTGCAG CCGACGACCACCAGGCTCTGATCTGGGACATCCAGCAGATGCCGCGCGCCATTGAGGATCCCATCCTGGCCTACACTGCCGAAGGGGAGATCAACAACGTGCAGTGGGCCTCCACGCAGCCGGACTGGATCGCCATCTGCTACAACAACTGCCTGGAGATCCTGCGTGTCTAA